A region from the Deltaproteobacteria bacterium genome encodes:
- a CDS encoding SDR family NAD(P)-dependent oxidoreductase, with amino-acid sequence MKPVCLVLGAGAGIGGTVARRFAREGYHACLCRRSDSAGLDALVDAIKSDGGSATGFLLNAIEEGSIEERIAAIEADIGPIEVVVYNLGAQIGERALKDTSAKAFETGWRMGTFGLFRLASAVCPLMQARGKGTILVTSSTAAMRGNGGQHSHAAAMGGRRMLCQSLNAEFASKGIHVVHIVIDGAVDAPDTLGKMLGPEKFERLRETRGREHDGLMLPAQILETYLHLAKQHRSTWTHELDLRAFSDRPWWNH; translated from the coding sequence ATGAAACCCGTGTGCTTGGTACTGGGAGCTGGTGCGGGCATCGGCGGAACGGTCGCCCGACGCTTCGCTCGAGAGGGCTATCACGCGTGTTTGTGTCGGCGCAGCGACTCGGCGGGACTGGATGCGTTGGTGGACGCGATCAAGAGCGACGGGGGCTCGGCCACCGGCTTTCTCCTGAACGCAATCGAGGAAGGCTCGATCGAGGAACGAATTGCCGCCATCGAGGCCGACATCGGTCCCATCGAAGTCGTCGTCTACAACCTTGGCGCCCAGATCGGCGAGAGAGCGTTGAAGGACACGTCGGCCAAGGCCTTCGAGACGGGCTGGCGTATGGGGACGTTCGGTCTGTTTCGGCTTGCATCGGCCGTGTGCCCGCTGATGCAAGCGCGGGGCAAGGGAACGATCCTCGTGACCTCGTCGACCGCGGCGATGCGTGGGAACGGGGGTCAGCACTCGCACGCCGCGGCCATGGGAGGACGGCGCATGCTCTGCCAGAGCTTGAACGCGGAGTTCGCGTCGAAGGGCATCCACGTCGTCCACATCGTGATCGACGGCGCCGTGGATGCGCCCGACACGCTGGGAAAGATGCTCGGACCGGAGAAGTTCGAACGGCTCCGGGAAACCCGAGGCAGGGAACACGACGGGCTCATGCTTCCCGCGCAGATTTTGGAGACCTACCTCCACCTCGCGAAGCAACACCGATCCACGTGGACGCACGAGCTCGACCTGAGAGCGTTCTCGGATCGTCCATGGTGGAATCATTAG